One Fusobacterium nucleatum genomic window carries:
- a CDS encoding baseplate J/gp47 family protein, which produces MDKFETKGFQGLMELTQKEAQKKENFGSDFNVEPTGDYYKLAAPFIYLCSYLEDKIISIARGLNIYNAQNEELDNLLYFFPRRFGTKAQIHCKVTATGFVDVIQGDIIIQAENGIRYENIERFEVDSSKSKTILFQSLFDGEEGNIQNNKIEKVIKAPASIVDVQNTEIGEGGLSSETDYEYLKRYLAGNSKGEWALLPILNAIRKLPGVKSANGIRNNTMNIDSFGLSPKSIWIVVDGGIKEEIAHAIYMHIHTPDTRGSVVVNVPTSVPNHYEVIRFDRPTQTEIEYKLDIKSADELKIKNLIDEYINEAGIGVLLSNGTFLYEYLYNKNYKYTDFDLKFRKKSTLIWSNSIQLNFNEIPKSAGRIS; this is translated from the coding sequence GTGGATAAATTTGAAACAAAAGGCTTTCAAGGACTTATGGAATTAACACAAAAAGAAGCACAGAAAAAGGAAAACTTTGGGAGTGATTTCAATGTTGAGCCAACTGGTGATTATTACAAACTAGCAGCACCTTTTATATATCTTTGCTCTTACCTGGAAGACAAAATTATTTCAATAGCAAGAGGCTTAAATATATATAATGCACAAAATGAAGAACTAGATAATTTATTATATTTTTTCCCTAGACGGTTTGGAACAAAAGCCCAAATACATTGTAAAGTTACAGCAACAGGCTTTGTTGATGTAATACAAGGGGATATTATTATCCAAGCAGAGAATGGGATAAGATATGAAAATATAGAAAGGTTTGAGGTGGATTCTTCAAAGAGTAAGACAATACTATTTCAAAGCCTGTTCGATGGAGAGGAAGGAAACATTCAAAATAATAAAATTGAAAAAGTTATAAAAGCACCAGCTTCAATAGTAGATGTACAAAATACAGAAATTGGAGAAGGTGGGCTTTCTTCTGAAACTGATTATGAGTATTTAAAAAGATATTTAGCTGGAAATAGTAAAGGAGAATGGGCTTTATTGCCTATTTTAAATGCTATTAGAAAATTACCAGGAGTGAAAAGTGCTAATGGGATAAGAAATAATACAATGAACATTGACAGTTTTGGACTTTCTCCAAAAAGCATTTGGATAGTTGTAGATGGAGGAATAAAAGAAGAAATAGCACATGCTATTTATATGCACATTCATACACCTGATACAAGGGGAAGTGTTGTTGTAAATGTTCCAACATCTGTACCAAATCATTATGAAGTTATAAGATTTGACAGACCAACTCAAACAGAAATTGAATATAAACTGGATATAAAAAGTGCTGATGAATTGAAAATCAAAAACTTAATTGATGAGTACATTAATGAAGCTGGAATAGGGGTTTTACTATCAAATGGGACATTCTTATATGAATATCTTTACAATAAAAACTATAAATACACTGATTTTGATTTAAAGTTTAGAAAAAAAAGTACTCTTATTTGGAGTAATTCAATTCAATTAAACTTTAATGAAATACCAAAGAGTGCTGGGAGAATATCATGA